One part of the Trichocoleus desertorum ATA4-8-CV12 genome encodes these proteins:
- a CDS encoding DEAD/DEAH box helicase family protein, with protein MDESLLKVWFAPETVYQQIQTYFPLGQRKIRIASGYFTIEGWNLIRNLTTDIQIDLLVGINDKNKRSDMRDAQRVIVDEIMQDLRTGILKSLPQGTDLNRRQTVRALVDRIRARRFRIVDARAKRHHAKIYLVDCRTAIVTSANLTLNGLTRQIEAGSSIVEESNVTQLVEEFDRYFSEATDLTQELLDALERWLRLASPWDVYLKTLLALEAIDFDKDYTPPTAYQRDMIAESLSKIREYGGAMLVASTGLGKTIVATHVALQMHRKGEIKNILIIVPKLVKHQWKYEFRSAGLHSEYIGYHTLDKEDPKYDRELDDFFEIQDQINNKWLIIIDECHVFRNSHDDEDDSEGFGRFAFRRLVPRIRVSDCKVLLLTGSPYSTNIQNLNDQLCLLPHRAEIETPRKKNRAFAWQVTDIDEFVNLEVVSQLTTPYVAKEYGQRTKTAISIDFGQDTRYIPNVILSCINFPLF; from the coding sequence ATGGATGAGTCTTTGCTAAAAGTTTGGTTTGCACCTGAAACTGTCTACCAACAGATTCAAACTTACTTTCCGCTAGGGCAGAGGAAGATCCGCATCGCGTCTGGATATTTCACGATCGAAGGATGGAATCTAATCCGAAATCTGACAACGGATATTCAAATAGATTTACTGGTTGGGATTAATGATAAAAACAAGAGAAGTGACATGAGAGATGCACAAAGGGTAATTGTTGATGAAATAATGCAAGACTTGAGAACAGGAATATTGAAATCCTTGCCGCAAGGAACAGATTTGAATCGTCGTCAAACAGTAAGAGCATTAGTTGATCGAATTCGAGCACGACGATTTCGGATTGTTGATGCCCGTGCTAAAAGACATCATGCCAAGATTTACTTAGTTGATTGTAGGACTGCAATTGTAACGTCGGCGAACCTAACGCTTAACGGTTTAACCCGGCAGATTGAAGCAGGGTCATCTATCGTTGAAGAAAGTAACGTTACACAATTAGTAGAGGAATTTGATAGGTATTTTTCTGAGGCAACCGATTTAACCCAAGAATTACTTGATGCTTTGGAACGCTGGTTAAGGCTTGCTTCACCTTGGGACGTATATCTTAAAACTCTGCTTGCTCTTGAAGCCATTGATTTTGATAAGGATTATACTCCACCTACAGCTTATCAACGAGACATGATAGCTGAATCCTTGAGCAAGATTAGAGAGTATGGTGGTGCCATGTTAGTAGCATCAACTGGTCTTGGTAAAACAATTGTCGCCACTCATGTTGCGCTTCAGATGCACAGAAAAGGTGAAATCAAAAATATTCTGATCATTGTTCCCAAATTAGTTAAGCATCAATGGAAATATGAATTTCGCAGCGCAGGGCTTCATTCTGAGTACATTGGTTATCATACCTTGGACAAGGAAGACCCAAAGTATGATCGAGAACTTGATGATTTTTTTGAAATTCAAGACCAGATCAACAATAAATGGCTAATTATTATTGATGAATGCCATGTTTTTAGAAATAGTCATGATGATGAAGATGATTCAGAAGGGTTTGGGCGATTTGCCTTTAGGAGATTGGTACCTCGAATTAGAGTAAGTGATTGCAAAGTACTATTGTTGACTGGATCACCTTACTCTACAAACATTCAAAATCTTAATGACCAACTCTGTCTCTTACCCCACAGGGCAGAAATTGAAACACCAAGGAAGAAGAATAGAGCTTTTGCTTGGCAGGTTACAGATATTGATGAATTTGTGAATCTAGAGGTAGTGTCCCAATTAACGACTCCTTATGTTGCTAAAGAGTATGGACAGCGCACTAAAACTGCAATATCTATAGACTTTGGTCAAGACACGCGCTACATTCCGAACGTTATTTTGTCCTGTATTAACTTTCCCTTATTCTAA
- a CDS encoding ABC transporter substrate-binding protein encodes MKKFAAYTSSLLVTGSLFLGACSPNSTNTAANNTTNVTTSGSGAPIPIGIAVAQTGPVSLLGQEQVTGAKIAEKYFNDQGGINGTPIKLVFQDTTGDEAGAINAFQTLITRDKVVGIVGPTLSQQAFGADPVAERAKVPVLGPSNTAKGVPQIGDYIARVSAPISVVAPNAVKAVLKLNPQIKKVAVFYAQNDAFSKSETETFQQTVKDQNLDLVTVQKFQTTDTDFQTQVTNALNLKPDLVIISGLAADGGNLVRQLRELGYKGVIVGGNGLNTSNLFSVCKALCDGIVIAQAYSPEHSGEVNAAFRKAYQDQYKKEPPQFSAQAFAGVQVFVEALEKMGDQAKANPGAIAELRTALNQQVLTGKYETPLGEIAFTPDGEVVQKEFYVAQIKMDEDGNNGKFVFLK; translated from the coding sequence ATGAAAAAATTTGCTGCTTATACATCTTCTTTATTAGTCACGGGTAGTTTATTTCTGGGAGCTTGTAGCCCCAATTCCACGAATACAGCAGCCAACAATACCACCAACGTAACCACCTCAGGCTCAGGGGCTCCGATTCCCATTGGCATTGCTGTAGCCCAAACTGGCCCTGTTTCTTTGTTAGGGCAAGAGCAAGTCACAGGAGCCAAGATTGCTGAGAAGTATTTCAATGATCAAGGTGGCATCAACGGCACCCCAATCAAACTCGTGTTTCAAGACACAACCGGAGATGAAGCAGGGGCAATTAATGCCTTCCAAACCTTGATCACCCGAGACAAAGTAGTAGGCATTGTCGGACCCACGCTGTCGCAGCAAGCCTTTGGAGCCGATCCGGTGGCAGAGCGGGCCAAAGTTCCGGTTCTTGGCCCTTCTAATACTGCGAAAGGCGTGCCGCAAATTGGGGATTACATCGCTAGAGTCTCGGCCCCGATCTCGGTGGTGGCTCCGAATGCAGTCAAAGCGGTCTTAAAGTTGAACCCTCAAATCAAGAAGGTGGCGGTTTTCTACGCTCAAAACGATGCCTTCAGTAAATCGGAGACGGAGACGTTTCAACAGACCGTAAAAGACCAAAACCTGGATCTCGTAACGGTGCAAAAGTTCCAAACTACAGATACCGACTTTCAGACCCAGGTGACCAATGCTCTGAATCTCAAACCAGATTTGGTGATTATTTCTGGTTTGGCTGCGGATGGCGGTAACTTAGTACGGCAGTTGCGCGAGCTGGGTTACAAAGGCGTGATCGTTGGGGGGAATGGTCTCAACACCTCCAACCTTTTTTCCGTTTGCAAGGCTCTCTGTGATGGCATTGTGATTGCTCAAGCTTATAGCCCAGAGCATTCGGGTGAGGTGAATGCGGCGTTCCGCAAGGCTTATCAAGATCAGTACAAGAAGGAGCCGCCTCAGTTTAGTGCTCAAGCGTTTGCAGGGGTGCAGGTCTTTGTCGAAGCTCTAGAGAAAATGGGAGACCAGGCAAAAGCCAATCCAGGGGCGATCGCTGAATTGCGGACTGCTTTGAACCAGCAAGTTTTGACAGGTAAATATGAAACTCCGCTCGGTGAGATTGCCTTCACACCGGACGGAGAAGTGGTGCAGAAAGAGTTCTACGTCGCCCAGATCAAAATGGACGAGGATGGCAATAATGGCAAGTTTGTGTTTCTCAAGTAG
- a CDS encoding ABC transporter ATP-binding protein: protein MSTAHEPTHEPVKELLEPQASKTSTALPLLEIRGLSVNYGGIQALQEVNLVVNLGEVVTLIGANGAGKTTTLRTISRILNPHHGQIVYAGRDITRRKAHEVVALGMAHCPEGRRVLAKQTVLDNLELGAYVRSNMAQVKQDIEQQFQLFPRLAERRHQLAGTLSGGEQQMLAIARALMSRPKLLLLDEPSLGLAPAIVREIFTIIENLRTTGVTILLVEQNAHLALQAADRGYVLEAGQITLTGPAKDLLQDDRVKQAYLG from the coding sequence ATGAGCACAGCCCATGAGCCAACCCATGAGCCAGTGAAGGAGCTACTGGAACCTCAAGCCAGCAAGACTTCCACAGCCCTACCGCTCCTAGAAATACGCGGTTTGAGCGTCAACTATGGCGGTATTCAAGCTTTGCAAGAAGTCAATCTGGTTGTGAACCTCGGCGAAGTGGTGACGCTGATTGGCGCTAACGGGGCTGGCAAAACTACCACACTCCGCACCATCTCTCGCATCTTGAATCCTCACCACGGCCAAATTGTCTATGCTGGACGCGACATTACCCGCCGCAAAGCTCATGAAGTCGTGGCTTTGGGAATGGCCCACTGTCCCGAAGGTCGCCGAGTTTTAGCCAAGCAAACCGTCCTCGACAATTTAGAGCTGGGGGCTTATGTGCGCTCCAATATGGCCCAAGTCAAGCAAGACATAGAGCAGCAGTTTCAACTCTTTCCGCGCTTGGCCGAACGGCGGCATCAATTGGCAGGCACTCTCAGCGGAGGTGAGCAACAAATGCTGGCGATCGCTCGGGCTTTGATGAGTCGCCCCAAGTTGTTGCTATTAGACGAGCCGAGTTTAGGCTTAGCCCCGGCGATCGTGCGGGAAATTTTCACCATCATCGAGAATCTACGCACTACCGGAGTTACGATTCTGCTGGTGGAGCAAAACGCCCACCTCGCCCTCCAAGCTGCCGATCGCGGTTATGTATTAGAAGCAGGCCAAATCACCCTGACTGGACCCGCTAAAGACCTATTGCAAGACGATCGAGTCAAGCAAGCTTACTTGGGTTAA
- a CDS encoding ABC transporter ATP-binding protein, producing MTESPVLESSSTAPHQPLLEAKALTRRFGGLCAVDAVSFTVHPGEIFGLIGPNGAGKTTLFNLITGLIPPSSGQLLYQGADISRQRPHRIAAKGIARTFQNIRLFAELSALENVMIAQHIHTKSGLFTGVFGLAPAPQEERQSQAKALELLKLVGLSDRATEKACNFPYGDQRRLEIARALALEPQVLLLDEPAAGMNHNEKQQLSEFIRDIRAQFNLTVLLIEHHVPLVMGLCDRIAVLNFGKLIALGQPAAVKSDPAVIEAYLGVEA from the coding sequence ATGACCGAATCACCTGTCCTTGAAAGTAGCTCTACTGCTCCTCACCAGCCTCTCTTGGAAGCTAAAGCACTAACTCGTCGCTTTGGGGGGCTCTGTGCAGTGGATGCGGTTTCTTTTACCGTCCATCCGGGGGAGATCTTTGGCTTAATTGGGCCTAACGGTGCGGGAAAAACGACCCTATTCAACCTGATCACCGGACTCATTCCTCCCTCCAGCGGCCAACTGCTGTATCAAGGTGCAGATATCTCTCGGCAGCGACCGCATCGCATTGCAGCAAAGGGAATTGCTCGAACCTTCCAGAATATCCGCCTGTTTGCTGAGTTGTCAGCGCTAGAAAACGTGATGATCGCGCAACACATTCATACCAAAAGCGGCCTGTTTACGGGGGTCTTTGGCCTAGCTCCCGCTCCCCAAGAAGAACGGCAAAGTCAGGCAAAAGCCTTAGAACTGCTCAAACTGGTAGGATTGAGCGATCGCGCCACTGAAAAAGCTTGTAACTTCCCCTATGGAGACCAACGCCGCCTCGAAATTGCCCGGGCCTTGGCCCTAGAACCCCAAGTCCTCCTGCTCGATGAACCTGCGGCAGGGATGAACCACAACGAAAAACAACAATTGAGTGAATTCATCCGAGACATTCGCGCCCAATTTAACTTAACAGTGCTGCTAATCGAGCATCATGTGCCTCTGGTGATGGGATTGTGCGATCGCATTGCGGTGCTGAACTTTGGCAAACTGATTGCGCTCGGTCAGCCCGCCGCAGTGAAGTCTGACCCAGCCGTGATTGAAGCTTATCTAGGAGTCGAAGCATGA
- a CDS encoding SWF/SNF helicase family protein: protein MAEIGWTSSPWALCGPLQKVIDTPGNSKNSYKFEFEMPQAQRREKLSPILEQVKGMRFTDDPKLLSLCTLLKKLRPSRTKVIIFCERHATVAYLVEAIAELFPKLRVFGTIEKIGEQYVPKKQPKVLQAIRIFAPVANKVKEPSNETYDIFISTDAHGIGVNLQDAPIVINYDLAYTPIDPIQRAGRVLRPWIKPRTVTVYTFVPILPEKLLHILSGSKRIKILMSRHEQSQRILELPILSIDEKEEVINLYKSSSGVKIRSGKLDLEALLDEKVSPYYQHTSKLHEHRNRARKIPDDIVSAKTYSGKTVLIYVLLKYNNEFYWAIYEPQTKFLHKISRNQLLAWLQCEPNSDSAIVSDNKIIDIDSIERFSNLCVRAWCNQQKFNLDDVFKVCTAYLMPEKMHAELETWLKLNKLYST from the coding sequence TTGGCAGAAATAGGCTGGACTAGCTCTCCTTGGGCGCTGTGTGGTCCTCTTCAAAAGGTAATTGATACACCTGGGAATTCAAAGAACTCATATAAATTTGAGTTTGAGATGCCTCAAGCCCAGCGAAGAGAGAAATTGTCACCTATTCTTGAGCAAGTTAAAGGAATGAGGTTCACCGATGATCCAAAATTATTATCCTTATGTACTCTTCTAAAAAAGCTTCGTCCTAGTCGCACTAAGGTTATTATCTTTTGCGAACGTCACGCGACAGTTGCCTATTTAGTGGAAGCGATCGCTGAACTGTTTCCTAAGCTCAGGGTCTTTGGCACAATCGAGAAGATAGGTGAGCAGTATGTGCCTAAAAAGCAGCCAAAAGTCTTACAAGCAATTCGTATATTTGCTCCTGTTGCAAATAAGGTTAAAGAACCATCCAATGAAACATATGACATTTTTATTTCAACTGATGCTCACGGAATTGGAGTTAATCTTCAAGATGCCCCGATTGTTATCAACTACGACTTAGCTTATACACCTATTGATCCCATCCAGCGAGCAGGTCGAGTCTTGAGACCCTGGATTAAACCGCGCACTGTGACCGTATATACTTTTGTTCCAATTCTGCCAGAAAAACTCTTGCACATCTTAAGTGGTTCAAAGCGAATCAAGATTTTGATGAGTCGGCATGAACAGTCACAGAGAATCCTTGAACTCCCTATTCTTTCAATTGACGAAAAAGAAGAGGTGATTAATTTATATAAAAGCTCATCCGGGGTAAAGATTCGATCAGGCAAGCTTGATTTGGAGGCGTTATTGGATGAAAAGGTTTCCCCCTATTATCAGCACACATCTAAACTGCACGAACATCGCAATCGCGCTCGTAAAATTCCTGATGATATCGTTAGTGCTAAAACCTATTCAGGAAAGACAGTTCTAATCTATGTACTTCTGAAGTACAACAATGAGTTTTACTGGGCTATCTATGAACCACAAACAAAATTTTTACATAAGATATCCCGCAATCAATTACTTGCTTGGCTACAATGCGAACCAAACAGCGATTCTGCGATCGTTAGTGACAATAAGATCATTGATATAGACAGCATCGAACGCTTTAGCAACTTATGTGTGAGAGCTTGGTGCAATCAGCAAAAGTTTAACTTAGATGACGTTTTCAAAGTATGCACAGCTTATCTGATGCCAGAAAAAATGCACGCTGAACTTGAGACTTGGCTAAAACTGAACAAATTGTATTCTACTTAG
- a CDS encoding branched-chain amino acid ABC transporter permease has translation MSNPGFDFFTTYGFLMVSMLLGAMLGLSLYLPLMAGQLSLASPGFYALGGYIAAIFSTKVFPSTGATFPIPLLLLEMVVAGAMSGVLGVLVGVPALRLRGIYLAIATIAFVEILRVLALNLEITGGAVGIFGIPQPFQTPLEYLWIAVPLLLLSMFFVYRLENIRIGRALIAIREDELAADAMGINPTYYKVLAFTLGAILAGVVGAVSAHFLNTWNARQGTFDASIIYLTFVLIGGSRTVAGPVLGGMVFTALPEVLRAIADTPNLPLWLASFLRDGRLIIFGLLIVIGTIFFPQGLVTPDLFKRRDRTKKMVPTAVRK, from the coding sequence ATGTCTAATCCTGGTTTTGACTTCTTTACGACCTACGGTTTCCTGATGGTCTCTATGCTGTTGGGGGCGATGTTGGGGCTGTCTCTCTATTTACCGCTGATGGCAGGACAGCTATCCCTTGCCAGTCCTGGGTTCTATGCCTTAGGCGGATACATCGCGGCAATTTTTTCTACCAAAGTGTTTCCCTCTACAGGTGCGACTTTTCCGATCCCGCTGTTGTTGCTAGAAATGGTGGTGGCAGGAGCGATGTCTGGAGTCCTGGGAGTTTTGGTCGGAGTGCCAGCTTTGCGGTTGCGAGGCATCTACCTGGCGATCGCCACCATTGCTTTTGTAGAGATTCTGCGTGTCCTCGCTCTCAACTTAGAAATCACAGGTGGTGCAGTGGGTATTTTCGGCATCCCACAGCCGTTTCAGACGCCGCTGGAATATCTCTGGATTGCGGTGCCTTTGCTGCTCCTGAGTATGTTTTTTGTCTACCGCTTGGAAAATATTCGGATTGGTCGCGCTCTGATTGCTATCCGCGAAGATGAACTGGCAGCCGACGCGATGGGGATTAACCCCACTTATTACAAAGTCTTGGCCTTTACATTAGGAGCCATTTTGGCAGGAGTGGTTGGAGCAGTGAGTGCTCACTTCCTTAACACTTGGAATGCTCGCCAGGGCACCTTTGATGCCAGTATTATCTATCTCACGTTTGTGTTGATTGGTGGCTCTAGAACCGTTGCTGGGCCTGTGTTGGGTGGCATGGTTTTCACCGCTCTACCAGAAGTGCTACGGGCGATCGCGGATACGCCGAATCTGCCGCTTTGGCTAGCTAGTTTTCTGCGGGATGGTCGCTTAATTATCTTCGGTTTGCTGATCGTCATCGGCACGATCTTTTTCCCGCAGGGTTTAGTCACTCCCGATCTGTTTAAGCGGCGCGATCGCACTAAAAAAATGGTGCCAACGGCGGTGCGAAAGTGA
- a CDS encoding ComF family protein: protein MRNWTDSLKNWFDLLLESPCPLCQRSTANTFCLDCDRQLQRGCLPDPAAHWQNEHQDQRLDQLPLFAWGKYGGTLKRALACLKYDHQPKVARPLGQWLGQAWLHQGPKAFTHPASATSWPVVVPIPLHAEKLKQRGYNQAELLAQSFCDQTGLPLQRQGLVRLRATEAQFGLSQVARAENLAAAFALNPSAWRSQPQRSVLLLDDIYTTGATVQSAAQVLRAHGITVCGVVAIAQAQY from the coding sequence ATGCGCAACTGGACTGATTCGCTGAAAAATTGGTTTGACCTATTACTGGAGTCGCCTTGCCCGTTATGCCAACGCTCGACGGCTAACACCTTCTGCCTCGACTGCGATCGCCAATTGCAACGCGGCTGTCTGCCTGATCCAGCAGCCCATTGGCAAAATGAACATCAAGATCAACGGCTAGATCAACTGCCCTTGTTTGCTTGGGGTAAGTATGGTGGGACGCTGAAACGAGCGCTGGCTTGCCTGAAGTACGACCATCAACCAAAGGTGGCGCGCCCTCTAGGGCAATGGCTGGGGCAAGCTTGGCTGCATCAGGGGCCCAAGGCTTTCACACACCCAGCTTCAGCAACTTCTTGGCCTGTGGTCGTGCCGATTCCCCTCCATGCCGAAAAGCTGAAACAGCGTGGTTACAACCAAGCAGAACTCTTAGCTCAGAGCTTTTGTGACCAGACAGGCTTGCCCTTACAGCGGCAGGGCTTGGTACGATTGCGAGCCACAGAAGCTCAATTTGGGTTATCCCAGGTAGCCAGAGCCGAAAACTTAGCAGCCGCCTTTGCCCTCAACCCGTCAGCTTGGCGAAGTCAGCCCCAGCGATCGGTGTTGTTACTTGATGACATCTATACCACTGGAGCAACCGTGCAGTCAGCCGCCCAAGTACTGCGAGCGCATGGGATAACGGTTTGTGGAGTCGTCGCGATCGCTCAAGCCCAGTACTAG
- a CDS encoding branched-chain amino acid ABC transporter permease: protein MNFTLFFQQFLNGLSIGSVYAIFALGYTLIFSILGIINFAHGAIFTLGAYFTYSLMGGAFGFNGLLANASLPVQLPFALALLLGSGLAGLVGVAVERIAFQPLRQRQADPLLTVVSSLGVAVVIVNLIQYLVGAEIYTFPNNTYGDLPAALNFGTAAQPIMIRTVQVIIFAVSVVILGILTFLINRTKFGKAMKAVAEDPTTASLLGINPDRFIILTFFVSSFLGGLAGTLVGSSVGIAGPYFGIGFGLKGLAVIVLGGLGSIPGAVLGGLVIGLVEAFVPSDYSAYKDAAAFGILFLMLLVRPQGLLGRTFVQKV, encoded by the coding sequence ATGAATTTTACTCTGTTCTTTCAGCAGTTCTTGAATGGCCTATCGATCGGCAGTGTTTATGCCATTTTTGCTCTGGGCTACACCCTAATCTTTTCGATCTTAGGCATCATCAACTTTGCCCACGGTGCTATTTTCACCCTCGGTGCTTACTTCACCTATAGCCTCATGGGTGGTGCCTTTGGCTTTAATGGTCTGCTGGCAAATGCATCGCTCCCAGTGCAACTCCCCTTTGCTTTGGCCTTGTTGTTGGGCAGTGGCTTGGCGGGTTTGGTGGGTGTCGCAGTTGAGCGGATTGCTTTTCAACCGCTCCGCCAACGACAGGCTGATCCACTCCTCACCGTGGTGTCTAGCTTGGGCGTGGCCGTGGTGATTGTGAACTTGATTCAGTATCTAGTTGGGGCAGAGATTTATACCTTCCCCAACAATACCTATGGCGATTTGCCAGCAGCCCTTAACTTTGGCACTGCCGCCCAACCGATCATGATTCGCACCGTACAGGTGATAATCTTTGCTGTTTCTGTGGTGATTTTGGGGATCTTGACTTTTTTGATTAACCGCACCAAGTTCGGCAAAGCCATGAAAGCTGTCGCAGAAGACCCCACCACGGCGAGTCTGTTGGGCATCAACCCCGATCGCTTTATCATCTTGACCTTTTTCGTCAGTAGTTTTTTAGGCGGTCTGGCAGGCACATTGGTTGGCTCTAGTGTCGGCATCGCAGGGCCTTACTTTGGCATTGGCTTTGGCCTCAAAGGATTGGCAGTGATTGTGCTGGGTGGATTAGGTAGCATCCCTGGGGCGGTGTTAGGGGGGTTGGTGATTGGCTTAGTAGAAGCGTTCGTGCCCTCTGATTACTCCGCTTATAAAGATGCTGCCGCTTTCGGCATTCTGTTTCTGATGCTGTTGGTGCGACCGCAAGGTCTGTTGGGGCGTACCTTTGTGCAAAAGGTTTAA
- a CDS encoding DNA phosphorothioation-associated protein 4, with protein sequence MALARVQISEDKAELVKALRASDDTTGPFQTYADVLTFAAALGFKRNRRSPLGKFSRKDPDAVLQEQFKNGSIIHLIAIIETQDPKVLTNTDECDLARVQIFQEYVNGGLEILQSELNGVVDYSEQILLMLNLAKEQPETKEFDLTKFL encoded by the coding sequence GTGGCTTTAGCTAGAGTTCAAATTTCTGAAGACAAGGCAGAACTGGTGAAAGCGCTGAGAGCGTCAGACGATACCACAGGCCCGTTTCAGACTTATGCGGATGTACTCACGTTTGCGGCAGCGCTAGGATTTAAGCGAAACAGGCGATCGCCGTTGGGTAAATTCTCCCGAAAAGATCCTGACGCAGTTCTGCAAGAGCAATTCAAAAACGGTTCAATCATTCATTTAATCGCCATTATTGAAACTCAAGACCCAAAAGTTCTCACCAATACTGATGAGTGCGACCTGGCAAGGGTGCAAATCTTTCAAGAATATGTGAATGGTGGTCTGGAGATTCTACAATCAGAATTAAATGGCGTTGTAGATTACTCAGAACAAATTTTATTGATGCTCAATCTTGCTAAGGAGCAACCAGAGACAAAAGAGTTTGATTTAACTAAGTTTCTTTAA
- a CDS encoding PPC domain-containing protein, protein MRSLDFSVLNRPTTFLPQFILSLASLLLACNLVPVAAEARSQLYKPPFLQFGRSISEQLSNRDIPTGQGGFARDYVVTCNAGDQITITVTSTAFDPMVAVIAPDGSTIAENDDGEDGTTNAALTLTIPQSDRYTIRVQNFGQTTGGSFQLQVTRLAAP, encoded by the coding sequence ATGCGATCGCTAGACTTCTCTGTGTTGAATCGTCCCACTACATTCCTACCTCAGTTCATCCTGTCCCTAGCCTCGCTACTCCTTGCCTGCAATCTCGTTCCTGTTGCGGCTGAGGCTCGTAGTCAGCTCTACAAACCACCTTTCTTACAGTTTGGTCGCTCAATCTCCGAGCAGCTCTCTAACCGGGATATTCCTACAGGGCAAGGCGGTTTTGCCAGGGATTACGTTGTCACCTGCAATGCTGGAGACCAGATTACAATCACCGTGACTTCAACAGCCTTTGACCCAATGGTGGCTGTGATTGCCCCAGATGGCTCCACGATCGCTGAGAATGATGACGGCGAAGATGGCACGACTAACGCTGCCCTTACCCTGACGATTCCGCAGAGCGATCGCTATACAATCCGAGTGCAAAACTTTGGGCAAACCACGGGCGGTTCCTTTCAGCTCCAAGTGACTCGCTTAGCCGCTCCTTAA